One stretch of Akkermansia sp. RCC_12PD DNA includes these proteins:
- a CDS encoding L,D-transpeptidase family protein — translation MKRLLPWAILPVLCMGWMSCSHSGKEHSSLPDPRTLDKSVPEYKNPFHPSTYAHFVARKDYKKTYDIYKDDTLLKRTPKKSRKIFVCLNEQRGQYLVDGLVAMDFPLSSGVKAYPTKTGDYTVISKKEDHVSNLYGKMYDAEGKCINYNAESTDPVPEGGRFDGSPMPYWQRLTNAGLGLHVGKVRRHPISHGCVRLPRNVAEILYKQTSIGTPVTIRNTPLPVPEAQKAPAGQ, via the coding sequence ATGAAGCGCCTCCTCCCCTGGGCCATCCTCCCCGTGCTCTGCATGGGGTGGATGTCCTGTTCCCACTCCGGCAAGGAACACTCCTCCCTGCCGGACCCCCGCACCCTGGACAAATCCGTTCCGGAATACAAAAACCCCTTCCATCCTTCCACGTACGCGCACTTCGTAGCCCGCAAGGACTACAAGAAAACCTACGATATTTACAAGGATGACACCCTGCTGAAGCGTACGCCGAAGAAATCGCGCAAGATTTTCGTCTGCCTGAACGAGCAACGGGGACAATACTTGGTGGACGGACTCGTCGCCATGGACTTTCCGCTCTCCTCCGGTGTCAAGGCCTATCCCACCAAAACGGGCGACTACACCGTCATCTCCAAAAAAGAGGACCATGTTTCCAACCTGTATGGCAAGATGTATGATGCGGAAGGCAAATGCATCAACTACAATGCGGAATCCACCGACCCCGTTCCGGAGGGAGGCCGCTTTGACGGCTCTCCCATGCCTTACTGGCAGCGTCTCACCAACGCAGGGCTGGGCCTGCACGTGGGAAAGGTGCGGCGCCATCCCATTTCTCATGGCTGCGTTCGCCTGCCGCGGAACGTGGCGGAAATTCTCTACAAGCAAACCAGCATAGGAACGCCCGTCACCATCCGGAACACGCCCCTCCCCGTGCCGGAAGCGCAGAAAGCCCCCGCTGGGCAGTAA
- a CDS encoding LysM peptidoglycan-binding domain-containing protein: MKAHLILTCTCAAALVLPFSSCSSQKSSTAGYDTAEPIANGEIPPWIAESSDPSYESGHYSPVANHSDYSYNPPAKPSVSKKSTTRKSAAKSSRNAVAKKTTRKSAPKARTYTVKKGDTLGAIARRNGTSVAALKKANRLKSDLIHINQKLTIPRSK; the protein is encoded by the coding sequence ATGAAAGCGCACCTTATTTTAACCTGCACCTGCGCTGCCGCGCTGGTCCTTCCATTTTCCTCCTGCTCCAGCCAGAAATCTTCCACAGCGGGCTACGATACTGCAGAACCCATAGCCAACGGGGAAATTCCGCCGTGGATCGCGGAAAGTTCCGATCCCTCGTATGAATCCGGCCACTACAGCCCGGTAGCCAACCATTCCGACTACTCCTACAACCCGCCCGCCAAACCTTCCGTCAGCAAGAAATCCACCACGCGGAAATCGGCTGCCAAGTCCTCCCGCAACGCCGTTGCCAAAAAAACTACGCGGAAGTCCGCTCCCAAGGCCCGGACCTATACCGTGAAGAAGGGCGATACCCTGGGCGCCATTGCCCGCAGAAACGGCACTTCCGTAGCCGCACTCAAGAAAGCCAACAGGCTCAAGTCCGACCTGATTCACATCAACCAGAAACTGACGATCCCACGTTCCAAATAA